AACCGGTTATAGATAAATATGCCCCGCTGTTTCATGTCCGCTCCGACGCCCCTCCTATGCTGCTTATCACGGGAGACCGCGAGCTGGAAATGCTGGGCCGCTATGAAGAGAACGCCTATCTCGCCCGCATGATGAAAGTAGCAGGACATCAGGATACCCGTTTACTCGAACTGCAAGGTTATGGGCATGACATGGCATATCCCGCATTTCCTTTGATGTTAAATGAGATAACACGCTTAAACAGAGAGAAAAAATAATATCCCTGTAGAAACAGATTTATTTTGCCTACCTTTGCAGGTTTAAAATAAAGAAGATATGCTAACGAACGTCTTCCTCAAGGAGACCGAAGAGTTGTATGCTACACCTATTTTACAGCAAACGGCCTTCTGGTCGGAGGTGAAAACATCCCTGGGAGCTAACACCCTTGCCGTCAATTTTACGTCACAAAGGCCCGATCTCTTTCCGAAATTAGGAGATCAGTCATACATTAAATCGGATCTGCTGGTTATTTTACAGCAGATCAATCGGAATCATTCTGTAGCTTATGTGCCTTACGGCCCGGAAATTGAACCGGCCGACGAATTCCAGGGTATGTTTTTAGAAGAACTCTCCGAGTCTCTCCGCTCAGTTCTGCCTTCCGATTGCATCCATATTCGTTATGACCTTTGCTGGGAATCATACTGGGCCAGGGAGAAAGATCATTTCGACGAGAACGGGATATGGAAAGGCGAACCGGAAAGTCTCTCACAGGAACTACGGTTCAATTTCAGTACGCATAACTGGAATTTCAAGAAAGCCCACTCCAATATTTTGCCGGCTAATACCATCTATCTCGATCTGACACAGGATAAAGAAACCCTTCTCCAAAGGATGAAACTGAAAACACGTTACAATATCAAATTAGCACAACGCAAAGGGGTGACGGTAAGATCGATGGGCATGGAAGGAATGGATATCTGGTATGAACTCTATAAAGAGACAGCGACCAGGAATCACCTTCTCCTGAACGATATCAAGTATTTTCGGGCAGTGCTTGACGCCCGTGCAGACAATACCAGTTCTCCGGCCGATGTAAGCCTTCTTATAGCGGAATACGACGAAAAACCGTTAGCGGCTATGTTCCTGGTCATTACAGGTAACAGAGGATCTTATCTTTACGGTGCATCCTCATCGTCACACCGTAACCTTATGGCAACCTACGCATTGCAATGGGAAGCGATCATGAGATCACAACAGGCGGGTTGCACCCAGTATGACATGTTCGGCATTTCCCCTTCACCCGATCCCGAACATCCGCTCTACGGCTTATACAAATTCAAATCGGGATTCGGAGGTGAAATATACCATAGTCTCGGCTGCTGGGATTATCCGTTAGATAAGGAGACCTATAACCTCTTCCGTGCATCAGAACTGCGTAGTCAGGGATATCATTTAAGTTAAAACTTTCTTAAAAATAACTTTTCTATCTAAAATTCATTTTGTATCTTTGAGCATTAATGGCCTAATGAAATTGAATATTATGGATATCCTGCAAAACGCCGAACCCCTGTTGCGAACCTTTTGGTATATCGCCGCCCCTGTTACCGTGATTTTTATTATCCAGACTATTCTGACATTTATAGGTGGAGATTCCATGGACGGAGTAGAAGCCGATTTCGAAGGCGACCTGAGTGACGGGGATGCCCCGTTTCAACTATTCTCTCTCCGGAATCTCATTAATTTTTTACTCGGCTTCGGATGGGCAGGGATCGCATTCTATAATCTTATCCCCAACAAAACCTTACTGATCCTGACAGCCGTAATCTCCGGAGTTTTGTTTGTAGCTATCTTCTTTATGATCGTAAGGGTTTTCCTGCGGTTGGCAGAAGATAATTCATTCAAGATGGAAAAGGCACTCCATAAAACAGCCGAAGTATATCTGACCATTCCGGCGAATCGCATGGGTAAAGGAAAAATACTTATCAGTGTGGGCGGCTCGCTACGCGAACTGGACGCCATGACCGATGAGAAAGAACCTATTCATTCGCAGTCGACCGTAAAAATCGTCAAAATAGAAAATAACAACATTCTAATAGTCGAAAAAATCTAAATATTTATGACACCCGAAATGCTTTCATCACCCATGTTTTTAATTATTGTCCTGGCAGTCGTCATCTTCGTCACCATCCTGGCATTGGCATCGCGCTTTAAGAGATGTCCCTCCGACAAGATACTGGTCGTCTACGGACGGACCGGCGGGTCATCGGCCCGATGTATCCATGGCGGTGGTGCTTTTATCTGGCCCGTCATTCAGGATTATGCGTTCCTTGACCTGAAACCGTTATCAATAGAGGCTAATCTCACCAATGCATTGAGCCGACAGAATATTCGTGTAGATGTTCCTTCCCGCTTTACCATTGCCATCTCATCGGAACCGGAATTAATGAATACCGCAGCTGAAAGGTTACTCGGCCTTACTCCCGATAAAATCAGGGAACTGGCATCCGATATTCTTTTCGGACAGTTACGTCTGGTGATCGCCACCATGTCGATCGAAGAGATCAACTCCGACCGTGATAAATTCCTCGAGGCCATCTCTAAGACCGTAGATTCAGAATTGAAGAAAGTGGGCCTGAAGCTTATCAATGTGAACGTAACCGACATCAGGGATGAATCGGGATATATTGAAGCGTTGGGTAAGGAAGCCGCAGCCAAAGCGATTAACGAAGCCAAAATAAGTGTGGCGGAACAGGAAAAGATTGGTGAAACCGGTAAGGCCGTGGCCGATAAAGACCGTGAGGTGAACATTGCCTCGGCCAGAAAAGACGAAGCGATCGGCAAAGCCGAAGCCGATAAACTGACTCGTATCAAAACATCGGAAGCCAATGCCACAGCGGTGGAAGGAGAAAATACGGCAAAAATCACCATCGCCCAATCCGATGCCGCACGCCGTGAAAAAGAAGCCGAGGCAGCACGTATTGCCGTAGCAGCAGAAAAGGTACAGCAGGCAAAAGCCCTGGAAGAAGCCTATTCTGCAGAGCAAAAAGCGGAGAATGCACGTGCTGAACGCGAACGTTCCACCGAAACAGCCAATATCGTGGTGCCGGCTGAAATTGCCAAACAGAAAGCGATCATCGACGCACAAGCCGAGGCCGAACGTATCCGCGTACAGGCAAAAGGGGAAGCCGACGCTATCTTTGCCAAGATGGATGCGGAAGCGCGTGGGCTATTCGAAATCCTCAGTAAGCAGGCACAAGGATACAGAGATGTGGTTTCCGCCGCAGGTGGAAATCCCGACAAAGCTTATCAATTGCTGATGATCGAGAAACTTCCTGAACTGATTAAAACGCAGGTCGAAGCAGTGAAGAATCTGAAGATAGATAAAGTGACCGTCTGGGACGCGGGCAATAACGAACAGGGCAAGGGATCTACTGCCAACTTCGTATCGGGACTGATGAAAACTATTCCACCCCTCGATGATCTGTTCAACATGGCGGGAATGAACCTTCCTAATTATTTGAAAGGGGAAGACCGCCCGGAAATAATCCCGGTGGAAGAAGAGACTGAAAAAGAGGAATAGAAGATCTAAAATCTCAAGTAGAAGTAGAGCAAAAGAGGGTGGAATCACATTACAGCAATTCCACCCTCAATTTTTAGGGGTAAAGTAAGAATAACCTTATGGAACCCGGTAAACAATACTGTTAATATTCATACCGGCACCTACCGAAGCCAATACAATATTGTCTCCGCTTCTGAGGGTATGCCCATCCATCTCACCACGTGTAATGATATCGAGCAACGTAGGGACGGTAGCCACCGATGAGTTACCCAACCATGAAATAGTCATCGGCATAATATGTTCAGGGACCTCCTTGAGGTTATACAATTTAAATAACCGCTTCAGGATAGCATCGTCCATCTTCCCGTTTGCCTGATGGATCAGTACCTTACCGATTTCATTGACATGCAATTTCAATTTATCAAGTCCGGCTTTAATGGCTTTCGGCACGTTCTCAAGGGCGTACTGATAAAGACGCCGGCCATTCATCTTCAGGTAATATTCTTTTTTCTCTGCCAATTCGGGTTTATAGGAATATCCAAGATAAAGCATATTGGCATATTCCAATGCATCGCTACGCGAATTATGACCGATAACACCTACAGGAGTATCGCTTTCTCTCGCCTCCATGACCGCTGCGCCTGCACCGTCGGCATAGATCATACTGTCACGGTCGTGCGGGTCGGATATACGTGACAG
This window of the Proteiniphilum saccharofermentans genome carries:
- a CDS encoding lipid II:glycine glycyltransferase FemX; this translates as MLTNVFLKETEELYATPILQQTAFWSEVKTSLGANTLAVNFTSQRPDLFPKLGDQSYIKSDLLVILQQINRNHSVAYVPYGPEIEPADEFQGMFLEELSESLRSVLPSDCIHIRYDLCWESYWAREKDHFDENGIWKGEPESLSQELRFNFSTHNWNFKKAHSNILPANTIYLDLTQDKETLLQRMKLKTRYNIKLAQRKGVTVRSMGMEGMDIWYELYKETATRNHLLLNDIKYFRAVLDARADNTSSPADVSLLIAEYDEKPLAAMFLVITGNRGSYLYGASSSSHRNLMATYALQWEAIMRSQQAGCTQYDMFGISPSPDPEHPLYGLYKFKSGFGGEIYHSLGCWDYPLDKETYNLFRASELRSQGYHLS
- a CDS encoding NfeD family protein, translated to MKLNIMDILQNAEPLLRTFWYIAAPVTVIFIIQTILTFIGGDSMDGVEADFEGDLSDGDAPFQLFSLRNLINFLLGFGWAGIAFYNLIPNKTLLILTAVISGVLFVAIFFMIVRVFLRLAEDNSFKMEKALHKTAEVYLTIPANRMGKGKILISVGGSLRELDAMTDEKEPIHSQSTVKIVKIENNNILIVEKI
- a CDS encoding flotillin family protein; the protein is MTPEMLSSPMFLIIVLAVVIFVTILALASRFKRCPSDKILVVYGRTGGSSARCIHGGGAFIWPVIQDYAFLDLKPLSIEANLTNALSRQNIRVDVPSRFTIAISSEPELMNTAAERLLGLTPDKIRELASDILFGQLRLVIATMSIEEINSDRDKFLEAISKTVDSELKKVGLKLINVNVTDIRDESGYIEALGKEAAAKAINEAKISVAEQEKIGETGKAVADKDREVNIASARKDEAIGKAEADKLTRIKTSEANATAVEGENTAKITIAQSDAARREKEAEAARIAVAAEKVQQAKALEEAYSAEQKAENARAERERSTETANIVVPAEIAKQKAIIDAQAEAERIRVQAKGEADAIFAKMDAEARGLFEILSKQAQGYRDVVSAAGGNPDKAYQLLMIEKLPELIKTQVEAVKNLKIDKVTVWDAGNNEQGKGSTANFVSGLMKTIPPLDDLFNMAGMNLPNYLKGEDRPEIIPVEEETEKEE
- a CDS encoding 3-oxoacyl-ACP synthase III family protein; translation: MSKLYSVFTGTGSYVPAKQIKNEFFHNYEFYDSTGEKLLTPNEEITRKFEEITTIAERRYASDDESTSDLALVASQRALEAAGVDKEELDYIIFAHNFGETTKDNMRIDVLPTMAARLKQKLGIANPSAVAYDILYGCPGWVQAVIQADYYIRSGDAKKILVVGADVLSRISDPHDRDSMIYADGAGAAVMEARESDTPVGVIGHNSRSDALEYANMLYLGYSYKPELAEKKEYYLKMNGRRLYQYALENVPKAIKAGLDKLKLHVNEIGKVLIHQANGKMDDAILKRLFKLYNLKEVPEHIMPMTISWLGNSSVATVPTLLDIITRGEMDGHTLRSGDNIVLASVGAGMNINSIVYRVP